A section of the bacterium SCSIO 12696 genome encodes:
- a CDS encoding EscU/YscU/HrcU family type III secretion system export apparatus switch protein, which produces MAKRTKHCSPKLAAALSYDNSVSKRSAPRVVAKGEGAEAERIEALAREYDVPVEQDAMLTAALSTVPVGEEIPRQLYVAVAEVLSFVYYLKGKAPK; this is translated from the coding sequence ATGGCCAAGCGCACAAAGCACTGCTCGCCAAAATTGGCGGCGGCACTGAGTTACGACAACAGTGTCAGTAAGCGTTCAGCCCCCCGAGTGGTTGCCAAAGGGGAGGGTGCTGAAGCGGAACGCATCGAAGCGCTGGCCCGGGAATACGATGTTCCGGTTGAACAGGACGCTATGCTCACCGCGGCCCTGAGCACAGTGCCAGTTGGTGAAGAAATTCCAAGGCAGCTTTATGTGGCTGTGGCTGAAGTGTTGTCGTTTGTGTATTACCTCAAGGGTAAAGCACCGAAATAA
- a CDS encoding GGDEF domain-containing protein yields MNQAIGTVHAEKTERELLLQRIGVELTHLAGAGDNKLDKILENLRIVLRDRVSGDDDALNKVSAMLFGYLKERPHKEGSEDNVQPLADALQALLQEMQVPMTNYSDAQKLAVAAARSKSVAEIIEVLQRGLKMLRTINEQAADRPPPPKLDNEPKSRGWLKRSSGKNNNAAATEIFDALRPVLDKVLDNVALLDDVSRQVVILKAQLPTIRSAGEMQQVLEQVLELLGGIARNISIERRDTQQFLGALREKLQGIEQGIVGTLDKGSLSRAESLQTCIGEQVSDIQQAVAGENTLDGLRQLIEVRVEQISDTLNTYLEDEHEKHRSSERQVRDLTRRLREMELEGQQLKAKVHEKQTAASRDTLTGVLNRFGYEERVIEEFARSRRIGFPLTMMVIDIDKFKIVNDTYGHKAGDLVLQKVVEVISAATRKTDCLCRFGGDEFVLLLPDTDLEGAKIVAEKARAGVEECGFHSGGQRVNVTICCGITQVQDEDTPESAFERADQGMYKVKRNDRNGWVVV; encoded by the coding sequence ATGAACCAGGCTATCGGCACAGTCCATGCAGAAAAAACCGAGCGCGAATTGTTGTTGCAGCGCATTGGGGTTGAATTGACCCACTTGGCAGGAGCAGGTGACAACAAGCTGGACAAAATTCTTGAGAACTTGCGTATTGTATTGCGCGATCGCGTGTCGGGTGATGATGACGCATTGAATAAAGTATCCGCGATGTTGTTTGGCTACCTTAAGGAGCGGCCCCACAAGGAAGGATCAGAAGATAATGTTCAGCCACTGGCGGATGCCTTGCAAGCCCTGTTGCAGGAAATGCAGGTCCCCATGACCAATTACAGTGACGCTCAAAAGCTGGCTGTTGCGGCCGCCAGGTCAAAGAGCGTTGCAGAAATTATTGAGGTGCTGCAGCGCGGCCTGAAAATGTTGCGCACGATTAATGAGCAGGCTGCTGACCGGCCCCCCCCCCCTAAACTGGATAATGAACCAAAAAGCAGAGGCTGGTTAAAGCGCTCATCTGGGAAAAACAACAATGCTGCAGCCACTGAAATTTTTGATGCCTTAAGACCCGTTTTGGATAAGGTACTCGATAATGTGGCGCTATTGGACGATGTGTCTCGTCAAGTGGTGATTCTAAAGGCCCAGCTGCCGACCATCCGAAGTGCAGGGGAGATGCAGCAAGTCCTTGAGCAGGTGTTGGAATTGCTTGGTGGCATTGCCCGAAATATCAGTATAGAACGCAGGGATACTCAGCAGTTTTTAGGGGCTTTGCGAGAGAAATTGCAGGGCATTGAACAAGGCATTGTCGGGACGCTCGATAAAGGTTCTTTGAGCCGTGCTGAAAGTTTGCAGACTTGTATTGGTGAGCAGGTGAGCGATATTCAACAGGCCGTCGCTGGAGAAAATACCCTGGATGGTTTGCGTCAGCTGATCGAGGTACGTGTAGAGCAAATCAGTGATACCTTGAACACCTACCTGGAAGACGAGCATGAGAAGCATCGTAGCTCCGAGCGCCAGGTTCGTGATTTGACTCGCAGGCTCCGGGAAATGGAGCTGGAAGGGCAGCAGCTAAAGGCTAAGGTACACGAGAAACAGACTGCTGCTTCGCGAGATACGTTAACCGGTGTACTCAATCGCTTTGGTTATGAAGAGCGGGTTATTGAAGAATTTGCCCGCAGTCGTCGTATTGGCTTTCCGCTCACTATGATGGTCATCGATATCGACAAGTTTAAGATAGTTAATGATACCTATGGCCACAAGGCAGGGGACTTGGTGTTGCAGAAGGTGGTGGAAGTGATTTCTGCGGCAACTCGTAAAACCGACTGCCTGTGCCGGTTCGGCGGCGACGAATTTGTGTTGTTGTTGCCGGATACCGATCTTGAAGGGGCCAAAATTGTGGCAGAGAAGGCACGTGCTGGCGTCGAGGAGTGTGGTTTTCACAGTGGTGGGCAACGGGTCAATGTCACCATTTGTTGCGGCATCACCCAAGTGCAGGATGAAGATACGCCGGAAAGCGCCTTCGAGCGCGCCGACCAAGGCATGTACAAAGTCAAACGCAACGATCGTAACGGCTGGGTTGTCGTCTGA
- a CDS encoding GGDEF domain-containing protein has product MSDIAEFNNGKSATAKSLSKANGNQRLKVATRSAPQESAINDQVLLRLSQLWQTTLDVYTLLDRLITELPRLVPFDSLSYYHPEQALEQRVGQGGKHSCNYKLTLQGRHLGQLELTRSKRFSEVEMTDLERVLGTFIHSLRNAVDYHQMARSAYTDSLTGLLNRNALNHLLPKEIKRSLRNRESLALLFIDLDHFKRINDQYGHSAGDRLLRQLALLLESIIRGSDCIYRYGGEEFIVQLPNTDLHGAQQVADKILAGIRTLEFAPCGKNLPVSASIGGSTLDNEDAQSLIERADKAMYRAKQDGRDRVCVL; this is encoded by the coding sequence ATGAGCGATATCGCAGAGTTCAACAACGGCAAAAGCGCCACAGCAAAAAGTCTGTCGAAAGCCAATGGCAACCAGCGGTTGAAGGTGGCGACCCGCTCGGCCCCTCAAGAATCGGCAATCAATGACCAAGTTTTGCTTCGCTTGTCGCAGCTGTGGCAAACCACGCTCGATGTGTACACCTTACTTGATCGTCTGATCACTGAATTACCCCGCCTAGTGCCCTTTGATAGCTTGAGTTACTACCACCCAGAGCAAGCGCTGGAGCAGCGGGTTGGACAAGGCGGCAAACACAGTTGCAATTACAAACTCACCCTACAAGGGCGTCATCTCGGGCAGCTGGAATTAACTCGCTCAAAGCGCTTTTCGGAAGTAGAAATGACCGATTTGGAGCGGGTTCTGGGCACGTTTATTCACAGCCTGCGCAATGCGGTGGACTACCACCAAATGGCTCGCAGCGCCTACACAGACAGCCTCACTGGGCTATTGAATCGCAACGCACTGAATCATTTGTTACCTAAAGAAATCAAGCGTTCCCTGCGCAACCGAGAGTCACTGGCTCTGTTGTTTATAGACTTGGATCACTTTAAACGCATCAACGATCAATACGGCCATTCGGCGGGTGACCGTTTGTTGCGCCAACTGGCACTACTGCTGGAAAGTATCATTCGTGGGTCTGACTGTATTTACCGTTATGGCGGTGAAGAATTTATTGTGCAACTACCAAACACCGACCTCCATGGTGCACAACAAGTAGCGGATAAAATACTGGCCGGTATTCGCACCTTGGAGTTTGCCCCTTGCGGCAAAAACTTGCCGGTAAGTGCCAGCATTGGTGGTAGCACTCTGGACAATGAAGATGCTCAATCACTGATTGAACGCGCTGATAAGGCGATGTACCGGGCCAAGCAGGACGGAAGAGACCGAGTATGTGTTTTATAG
- a CDS encoding S9 family peptidase, translating into MTLAIDSRLLTVVCFLLAIVCQPIVAAPAVEDYGLLPQYRSFSISPDGEHYAYIQRIKQDDYVIVVNVNSKEMVRGINASKVKARSVEFLSNEHVILRASKTARRFGIRGHWENSRAISLNIKTGKFKYLLNGTENLHSAQSGMGRIVGFNPDKNLVYMPAFKDTGLYNLYRVSLSSGKGRVHQRGSSHTIDWFVSSNGDALAREDYVTNTQEHEIYSKASGKWEKIYSRKTPIPNISIQGVSSDGSQLLFIAVGDENDEVYSMDLTNGDVAGPLFSKQDMDIDGLVTDINRRLLAVKYSGFKSVYEFADQQLSDNFERLNFSFPMSNVTYLGGTSGHKKIVYKVSGSEGAGVYGIFDTEKVQLYSLLSQYPKVNDIGELKAVSYKSRDGLKIPSIITFPPDKSKRKNLPLIVMPHGGPESYDKLSFDWMAQYFASMGYVVLQPNFRGSDGFGYEFTKAGHGKWGREMQDDVSDGVKAMVSMKYADPDRVCIVGASYGGYSALAGGAFSPDLYQCVIAIAGVSDLPRMLSTEKRDHGKGHWVVSYWEKIIGNSKTERDKLKAISPIHFANKFQAPVLLVHGKDDTVVPIKQSQVMARALKKAKKPVEFITLKGEDHWLSTSSSRLALLKSMSEFLEKHNPPD; encoded by the coding sequence ATGACTTTAGCAATTGATAGTCGCCTTTTAACCGTCGTATGTTTTTTGTTGGCGATTGTTTGCCAGCCGATAGTCGCAGCCCCAGCGGTTGAAGATTACGGCTTATTACCTCAGTACCGATCTTTCTCCATATCTCCCGACGGTGAGCATTACGCCTATATACAGCGCATCAAGCAGGATGATTACGTCATTGTTGTTAACGTTAACAGCAAAGAAATGGTTCGGGGGATAAACGCCAGCAAAGTCAAAGCGCGCTCAGTGGAGTTTTTGAGTAACGAGCACGTTATTTTACGCGCCTCAAAAACTGCGCGGCGCTTCGGTATACGCGGTCACTGGGAAAACAGCCGTGCCATCAGCCTCAATATTAAAACAGGCAAATTTAAGTACCTCCTCAATGGTACTGAGAATCTTCATTCAGCTCAGTCAGGCATGGGGCGTATCGTGGGGTTCAACCCTGACAAAAACCTTGTCTATATGCCTGCCTTTAAAGATACGGGCTTGTATAACCTTTATCGGGTCAGTTTGAGTTCGGGAAAAGGTCGTGTTCATCAGCGGGGCAGTAGTCATACCATTGATTGGTTTGTAAGCAGTAATGGGGATGCGTTGGCTCGAGAGGATTACGTAACCAATACTCAAGAGCACGAAATTTACTCGAAGGCTTCAGGTAAATGGGAAAAAATTTACTCACGAAAAACACCGATTCCCAACATTTCTATCCAGGGCGTTTCGTCAGATGGAAGTCAGCTACTTTTTATAGCAGTAGGTGATGAGAATGATGAAGTTTATTCCATGGATCTTACAAATGGTGACGTTGCTGGCCCACTTTTTTCAAAGCAGGATATGGATATTGATGGATTGGTGACAGACATCAATCGCAGATTGCTGGCGGTTAAGTACAGTGGTTTCAAATCCGTTTATGAATTTGCGGATCAGCAGCTATCTGATAATTTTGAGCGGCTTAATTTCAGCTTTCCCATGAGCAACGTGACTTACCTGGGGGGAACCTCTGGACACAAAAAAATTGTTTACAAGGTTAGTGGCTCAGAAGGTGCTGGTGTCTACGGCATTTTTGATACCGAAAAAGTACAGCTTTATAGCTTATTGTCTCAGTACCCCAAGGTTAACGACATCGGTGAGTTGAAGGCAGTGAGCTATAAATCCCGGGATGGCCTGAAAATACCCTCGATCATTACCTTTCCCCCCGATAAGTCGAAACGCAAAAACTTGCCGCTGATCGTTATGCCCCATGGCGGTCCTGAATCCTATGACAAGTTGTCTTTTGATTGGATGGCTCAGTATTTCGCCAGTATGGGGTATGTTGTATTACAACCTAACTTTCGTGGTTCCGATGGTTTTGGCTATGAGTTCACCAAGGCTGGTCATGGCAAATGGGGACGTGAGATGCAGGATGATGTGAGCGATGGCGTCAAAGCCATGGTGAGCATGAAGTACGCGGATCCGGATCGTGTGTGTATTGTCGGTGCCTCCTACGGTGGTTACTCTGCGCTGGCGGGTGGCGCTTTTTCCCCGGATCTTTATCAGTGTGTTATTGCAATAGCAGGCGTATCCGACCTGCCCCGTATGTTATCTACCGAGAAAAGAGACCATGGGAAGGGCCATTGGGTTGTCAGCTACTGGGAAAAGATAATTGGTAACTCCAAAACTGAGAGGGATAAGCTAAAAGCCATATCGCCAATTCACTTTGCCAATAAGTTTCAGGCGCCAGTACTCTTGGTGCACGGCAAAGATGATACCGTTGTGCCGATAAAGCAGAGCCAAGTTATGGCCAGGGCCTTGAAAAAGGCCAAAAAGCCTGTGGAGTTTATTACTCTAAAAGGTGAGGACCACTGGCTATCCACCAGCAGCAGTCGACTTGCGCTTCTCAAGTCTATGAGTGAATTCCTGGAAAAGCACAACCCGCCGGATTAG
- a CDS encoding aspartate carbamoyltransferase has product MDFKGSHILSIRQFERGDIDTLFATADSMEPYAQRRKVTRVLEGAILGNMFFEPSTRTRVSFGCAFNLLGGEVRETTGISNSAVVKGESLQDTARVLSGYSDIICMRHPEPGSVADFASTSRVPVINGGDGSNEHPTQALLDLYTIDKELQARGRNLDGLRIAMVGDLKFGRTVHSLCKLLMLYTRVNITLVSPPELAMPAELVDEMRSAGVLVTETDQLDQGIAHADIVYSTRIQEERFASAEEADMYRGKMRINQSIYTRHCEPNTVIMHPLPRDSRSDANELDTDLDDNPNLAIFRQADNGILVRMALFAQVLDVAHLVDEYSRDVRWHHRRC; this is encoded by the coding sequence TTGGACTTTAAAGGCTCCCATATTCTCTCTATTCGCCAGTTCGAGCGAGGCGATATCGACACTCTCTTCGCCACCGCTGACAGCATGGAACCTTACGCTCAGCGGCGTAAGGTTACCCGGGTTCTGGAGGGAGCTATTCTCGGCAATATGTTTTTTGAACCCAGTACTCGTACCCGAGTGAGTTTTGGTTGCGCCTTTAACCTTCTGGGAGGTGAGGTGCGCGAAACCACCGGCATCTCCAACTCGGCGGTGGTCAAGGGCGAGTCACTTCAGGATACCGCTCGGGTACTTTCCGGTTACAGCGATATTATTTGCATGCGCCACCCCGAGCCGGGTTCGGTAGCGGATTTCGCGTCTACCAGCCGGGTGCCGGTGATCAATGGTGGTGATGGCTCCAATGAGCACCCCACACAGGCGTTGCTGGATCTATACACCATTGATAAAGAGTTGCAGGCTCGAGGCCGTAACCTGGATGGCCTGCGCATTGCCATGGTGGGTGACTTGAAGTTTGGCCGTACTGTGCACTCCTTGTGCAAGCTCTTGATGCTCTACACACGGGTAAATATTACCCTGGTGTCACCGCCGGAGTTGGCAATGCCCGCTGAGCTGGTGGACGAGATGCGCAGTGCCGGGGTGCTGGTGACTGAGACTGATCAGTTGGACCAGGGTATCGCCCATGCGGATATTGTTTATTCCACCCGCATTCAGGAAGAGCGTTTTGCCAGTGCCGAAGAGGCGGATATGTACCGAGGCAAGATGCGTATCAACCAGTCTATCTATACGCGCCACTGTGAACCGAATACTGTCATTATGCACCCGTTGCCCAGGGATTCTCGTTCAGACGCCAATGAGCTGGATACCGATTTGGACGATAACCCCAATCTGGCTATTTTCCGTCAGGCGGACAACGGTATACTGGTTCGAATGGCACTGTTTGCCCAGGTTCTGGATGTGGCTCATCTGGTGGATGAATACAGCCGCGATGTTCGCTGGCATCATCGTCGTTGTTAA
- a CDS encoding 1-acyl-sn-glycerol-3-phosphate acyltransferase, which translates to MSADFEDIRPYKDSEVPEVLARLIADPELHDTIARMRYPRLARWLPWLFRGPIKSRLKQAFADAHDVDSFQQVIGHYWWGLMERQTRDITVSGLDRLSPQTPYLFICNHRDIAVDPAVVGISLDRNGFSTPRIAIGDNLLTKPFTSDLMRLNKSFIVKRSVNGRREKLAALMQLSGYIRHSICQENSSIWIAQREGRAKDGLDRTDTALIKMLSLSKGKEQDFAEAMGQLNIVPVTLSYELDPCDGYKARELYEVAQHGSYQKSEHEDLKSIYKGIIGEKGLVHVAFGEPLIPEELESADTIAAAIDQHVIENYHQHCTNLIAYNSLHGEHPKVTAMCEHLELGDQEWAEREQQFKQRIDSLPAEHRAIALTGYANSVVSQLELAD; encoded by the coding sequence ATGAGCGCTGATTTCGAAGATATTCGCCCCTACAAGGACAGCGAAGTCCCTGAGGTTTTAGCGCGCCTGATTGCCGACCCCGAGCTACACGATACCATTGCCAGAATGAGGTACCCTCGACTGGCTCGCTGGTTACCGTGGTTGTTTCGTGGCCCAATCAAATCTCGATTAAAACAAGCCTTTGCTGATGCACATGATGTGGATAGCTTCCAACAAGTGATTGGCCATTACTGGTGGGGGCTGATGGAAAGGCAGACTCGGGACATCACGGTTTCCGGGTTGGATCGGCTGAGTCCGCAAACACCGTACCTGTTTATCTGCAACCACCGGGATATTGCCGTTGATCCCGCGGTGGTGGGTATTTCCCTGGATCGCAATGGCTTCAGCACGCCGCGCATCGCCATTGGCGACAATCTTCTGACCAAACCTTTTACCTCTGACCTGATGCGTTTGAACAAGAGTTTTATCGTCAAGCGTTCGGTAAATGGTCGCCGAGAGAAACTGGCCGCTTTGATGCAGTTGTCTGGCTATATTCGTCATTCTATTTGCCAGGAAAACAGCTCTATCTGGATTGCCCAGCGGGAAGGCCGTGCCAAAGATGGCCTGGATCGCACGGATACTGCGTTGATCAAAATGCTGTCTCTCAGCAAGGGCAAGGAGCAGGACTTTGCGGAAGCCATGGGGCAGCTCAATATTGTACCGGTAACCTTGTCTTACGAATTAGACCCCTGTGACGGCTACAAAGCCCGTGAACTCTATGAAGTGGCGCAGCACGGCAGCTACCAAAAGTCCGAGCATGAAGATTTAAAAAGCATCTACAAAGGTATTATCGGTGAGAAAGGTTTGGTGCATGTGGCCTTTGGTGAGCCTTTGATCCCAGAGGAGCTCGAAAGCGCCGATACCATTGCCGCTGCCATTGATCAGCATGTGATCGAGAATTATCACCAACATTGCACCAACTTGATTGCTTACAATAGCCTCCATGGTGAACATCCAAAGGTCACCGCCATGTGCGAGCACTTGGAGCTCGGTGACCAGGAGTGGGCCGAGCGGGAGCAGCAGTTCAAACAGCGTATTGACAGCTTGCCTGCAGAGCACCGAGCCATTGCCTTGACGGGTTACGCCAATTCGGTGGTGAGCCAGCTGGAGCTTGCTGACTAA